In a genomic window of Mycolicibacillus parakoreensis:
- the eccD gene encoding type VII secretion integral membrane protein EccD, with amino-acid sequence MDPAIATGLLRVAVIGDGTAADLALPTKVPVRELIPAIRHILDGGDDDDDNVAADGAVSAYSLRPLAGTPFSLDATLDTMAVKDGAELLLCKLPPGPPAPPVVEDIADAAAIHSAQQTTVFDPDTMVGRVALNANLVLAALTCGLAGYGWTLGYRLWAQAALGVVALLCVVGTVALRWHGRAVGADLLGAATVVPLGLGLIAALPGEAAAPRLVLAAAGVFGWSLLVLIATNRWVAFHTATVVTSVCAGVCATTRMLFELPYLTVGCGMLTVALILAVQAPTIAPVLARFPVFYVPAPGEPIPSHLPLRAMEDLPRRAALSQSFQAGLIGGSVVLTVAGSVLVAWLPARPSLLAWWLIVAVGLVTVLRIRLFGAAVPSLWFLSSPLLTTAALTVSFAATGHLEATLWAGSATVGLTAALTAMALARPGALAIPRRGYLDIIENVLLYTILPTVLWLVGLISLVRNRSPL; translated from the coding sequence ATGGATCCCGCCATCGCGACCGGTCTGCTGCGGGTCGCCGTCATCGGCGACGGCACCGCCGCGGACCTTGCGTTGCCCACTAAAGTGCCGGTCCGCGAGCTCATCCCGGCGATACGCCACATTCTCGACGGGGGCGACGACGATGACGACAACGTCGCCGCCGACGGTGCGGTCAGCGCCTACTCGCTGCGCCCGTTGGCCGGGACGCCGTTCAGTCTGGACGCGACGTTGGACACCATGGCGGTCAAAGACGGTGCCGAGCTGCTGTTGTGCAAACTCCCACCGGGGCCACCCGCGCCGCCGGTCGTCGAGGACATCGCCGATGCGGCCGCCATCCACTCCGCCCAACAGACCACGGTGTTCGACCCGGACACCATGGTGGGCCGTGTCGCGCTGAACGCCAATCTGGTGCTGGCGGCGTTGACGTGTGGACTGGCCGGATACGGCTGGACGCTGGGCTACCGGCTGTGGGCGCAGGCGGCGCTGGGGGTCGTGGCGCTGCTCTGCGTTGTCGGCACCGTCGCGCTGCGGTGGCACGGGCGTGCCGTCGGCGCCGATCTGCTCGGGGCGGCGACCGTGGTGCCGCTGGGGTTGGGGTTGATCGCGGCGCTGCCCGGCGAGGCGGCGGCTCCCCGGCTGGTGCTGGCCGCGGCCGGTGTGTTCGGGTGGTCACTGCTGGTGCTGATCGCCACCAACCGCTGGGTGGCCTTTCACACGGCGACGGTGGTGACCAGCGTCTGCGCGGGTGTGTGCGCCACGACGCGGATGCTCTTCGAGCTGCCCTATCTCACCGTGGGCTGCGGGATGCTCACCGTCGCGCTGATCCTGGCCGTCCAGGCCCCGACGATCGCGCCGGTGCTGGCCCGGTTCCCGGTGTTCTATGTTCCCGCACCGGGTGAGCCGATCCCCTCCCACCTTCCGTTGCGCGCCATGGAGGATCTGCCCCGGCGCGCCGCCCTGTCGCAGTCGTTCCAGGCCGGTCTGATCGGCGGCTCGGTCGTGTTGACCGTGGCCGGCTCGGTGCTGGTCGCATGGCTGCCCGCGCGCCCGTCGCTGCTGGCCTGGTGGCTGATCGTCGCGGTCGGGTTGGTCACGGTGCTGCGGATCCGTCTGTTCGGCGCGGCGGTGCCGTCGCTGTGGTTTCTGTCCTCGCCACTGCTGACCACCGCGGCGCTGACCGTATCGTTCGCGGCCACCGGCCATTTGGAGGCCACGCTGTGGGCGGGTTCGGCCACCGTCGGGCTGACCGCCGCGCTGACGGCCATGGCCCTGGCGCGCCCCGGCGCGCTGGCGATTCCGCGCCGGGGCTACCTCGACATCATCGAAAACGTCTTGCTGTACACGATTCTGCCGACGGTGTTGTGGCTGGTCGGTCTGATCAGCCTGGTCCGCAACCGGAGCCCCCTGTGA
- the mycP gene encoding type VII secretion-associated serine protease mycosin produces MRAPRLLAIAAVGVLVSWFSPPPVANAVEYPVVDRDALPPDGPPGPDVEMRQNGTCSFNGAMPGFDAAAVPPSQAMLNLPEAWKSSRGGGVTVAVIDSGVAPQPRLPNLRGGGDYVDPASGKDGLIDCDGHGTLVAGIIAGAPGDDGFSGVAPDAALVSIRQTSIQWSPKAPTGGDPQQIKTAGNIATLARAVRHAADIDGVRVINVSITDCIAVYHSVDQDALGAAVRYAAVDRDIVVVAAAGNTGADSCDDNPLTDPSRPDDPRNWSAVSTISTPSYWQPYVLSVGALTPGGQPSDFTMAGPWVSVAAPGEQIVSLGNAPGSGPVNGQPSSKEPLVPINGTSFAAAYTAGVAALVRAKFPDLSAHQIVNRILASAHNAARSPSNVVGAGVIDPVAALTWDIPDGEELPVHAPVVRVAPPAPVAPDDRLPRSIALIAGGTLVLTATLAAALIGRRRGHRDR; encoded by the coding sequence GTGAGGGCGCCGCGGCTTCTCGCGATCGCCGCCGTCGGGGTCCTGGTGAGCTGGTTCAGCCCGCCGCCGGTCGCCAACGCCGTGGAATACCCCGTGGTCGACCGCGACGCCCTGCCCCCCGACGGTCCGCCCGGCCCCGACGTGGAGATGCGCCAGAACGGGACGTGCTCGTTCAACGGCGCGATGCCGGGTTTCGATGCCGCGGCGGTTCCGCCCAGTCAGGCCATGCTGAATCTTCCTGAGGCGTGGAAGAGTTCACGCGGTGGTGGGGTGACCGTGGCGGTGATCGACTCCGGTGTCGCCCCGCAGCCCCGGCTGCCGAATCTGCGCGGGGGCGGGGACTATGTCGACCCGGCCTCCGGAAAGGACGGTCTGATCGACTGTGACGGGCACGGCACGCTGGTCGCCGGTATCATCGCCGGTGCGCCGGGCGACGACGGATTCTCCGGTGTCGCACCGGATGCCGCCCTGGTCTCGATCCGACAGACGTCGATCCAATGGTCGCCGAAGGCGCCCACCGGGGGAGACCCGCAGCAGATCAAAACCGCCGGCAACATCGCGACCCTGGCCCGTGCGGTGCGCCACGCCGCCGACATCGACGGGGTGCGGGTGATCAACGTATCGATCACCGACTGCATCGCGGTGTACCACAGTGTCGACCAGGACGCCCTCGGTGCCGCGGTGCGCTACGCCGCGGTGGACAGGGACATCGTGGTGGTGGCGGCGGCGGGCAACACCGGGGCCGACTCCTGCGACGACAACCCGCTCACCGACCCGAGCCGGCCCGACGATCCCCGCAACTGGTCTGCGGTGTCGACGATCTCGACGCCCTCCTACTGGCAGCCCTACGTGCTGTCGGTCGGTGCGCTCACCCCCGGCGGTCAACCCTCGGATTTCACCATGGCCGGGCCGTGGGTCTCGGTCGCCGCCCCCGGCGAGCAGATCGTCTCGCTGGGAAACGCACCCGGTTCCGGCCCGGTCAACGGGCAACCGTCGAGCAAGGAGCCGTTGGTGCCGATCAACGGCACCAGCTTCGCCGCCGCCTACACCGCCGGGGTGGCAGCCCTGGTGCGGGCGAAGTTCCCCGACCTGTCCGCCCATCAGATCGTCAACCGGATCCTCGCCTCCGCCCACAACGCGGCGCGCTCACCGTCCAATGTGGTCGGCGCCGGGGTGATCGACCCGGTCGCCGCGTTGACCTGGGACATCCCCGACGGCGAGGAGTTGCCGGTCCATGCCCCGGTGGTCCGGGTGGCGCCGCCGGCGCCGGTGGCGCCCGACGATCGCCTGCCCCGTTCGATCGCGCTGATCGCCGGCGGAACCCTCGTGCTCACCGCAACACTGGCGGCGGCACTGATTGGACGACGGCGTGGCCACCGCGACCGGTAG
- a CDS encoding WXG100 family type VII secretion target produces MGLLDANIPQLVSSEAGFSAKSSLMRSTMAQAEQSALSSQAFHQGEASAAFQAAHMRFVEVAGKVNMLLDVASTNLGEASTTYVASDSANAAAYGGGPTAL; encoded by the coding sequence ATGGGACTACTCGACGCCAACATTCCGCAGCTGGTCAGCTCCGAGGCGGGCTTCAGCGCTAAATCATCGCTGATGCGCAGCACCATGGCACAAGCCGAGCAGTCGGCGTTGTCCTCGCAGGCATTCCACCAAGGGGAGGCCTCGGCGGCGTTCCAGGCCGCGCACATGCGGTTCGTCGAGGTCGCCGGCAAGGTCAACATGCTGCTCGACGTCGCCAGCACCAACCTCGGCGAGGCCAGCACCACCTACGTGGCCTCCGACAGCGCCAACGCCGCCGCCTACGGCGGTGGCCCCACCGCACTCTGA
- a CDS encoding WXG100 family type VII secretion target, with protein MSQIMYNYPAMLAHAGEMSGYAGTLQAVGADIAAEQAALQGSWIGDTGMTYQAWQAQWNTAMEELIRAYHAMAGTHEANTLSMLGRDQAQAAKWG; from the coding sequence ATGTCCCAGATCATGTACAACTACCCGGCGATGCTGGCCCACGCCGGCGAGATGAGCGGCTACGCCGGCACCTTGCAGGCCGTCGGCGCCGACATCGCCGCCGAGCAGGCCGCCCTGCAGGGCTCCTGGATCGGTGACACCGGAATGACCTACCAGGCCTGGCAGGCGCAGTGGAACACCGCGATGGAGGAACTCATCCGCGCCTACCACGCGATGGCCGGCACGCACGAGGCCAACACCCTCTCGATGCTCGGCCGCGACCAGGCTCAGGCCGCCAAATGGGGGTAG
- a CDS encoding MinD/ParA family ATP-binding protein, which translates to MTAPDFFSAATADDPDDGESSPPAPGPPDIAHADAAAERTEVIASTVGDAAPPPPPEPAARGAVHPAPPAGGPWPPPSGPPPPPVWSGHGRVPWPPPGPPGPPPPGPPPPGPPPPGGPPGIAGAGTAEPFFVAGPRPDSGPTTELPFLNPAQSLFGAPIDADPAQRDLVGDGVHGDRDAEVLAARRRRPLADRGWRRLIARLTGGRINPGPSAKQEKRDELLAKIRSSLTGVNKVAFLSAKGGVGKTTMTVALGSMIAGERGDRVIAVDAGTALGDLAARFDENGGAGANIERLASLRDSGHYARVREHTVQNKARLEALSSQNDPRSGYTLNAADYAAAMRVLETHYNVILLDCGTAITAPLFTAIADDVTTLVVVASQTTRGVAGARNTLEWLHAHGYGRLLPRTIVALNATDRGKPLINLKAADTLFRQAVAEVVEVPYDSHLAEGAAVDFKALRSRTRKALLALAGAVADHYPVRHTAPPQPEGPRGF; encoded by the coding sequence ATGACCGCACCCGACTTCTTCAGCGCCGCCACCGCAGACGACCCGGACGACGGCGAATCGTCACCGCCGGCGCCCGGACCGCCCGACATCGCGCACGCCGACGCCGCCGCCGAGCGCACCGAGGTCATCGCGAGCACCGTCGGCGATGCGGCGCCGCCCCCGCCGCCCGAGCCGGCGGCGCGCGGCGCGGTCCACCCCGCGCCCCCGGCCGGGGGGCCGTGGCCCCCACCGTCGGGCCCGCCGCCACCTCCCGTCTGGTCGGGGCACGGTCGGGTCCCCTGGCCGCCGCCGGGGCCGCCGGGGCCACCCCCGCCGGGGCCACCCCCGCCGGGGCCGCCCCCGCCAGGTGGTCCGCCCGGCATCGCCGGTGCGGGAACCGCGGAACCCTTCTTCGTCGCCGGGCCGCGGCCCGACAGCGGCCCCACCACCGAGTTGCCGTTTCTCAACCCGGCGCAGAGTCTGTTCGGCGCACCGATTGACGCCGACCCGGCGCAGCGGGATCTGGTCGGCGACGGCGTGCACGGCGACCGGGACGCTGAGGTGTTGGCCGCCCGACGGCGCCGACCGCTGGCCGACCGGGGATGGCGGCGGCTGATCGCGCGGCTGACCGGCGGGCGGATCAATCCCGGCCCCAGCGCCAAACAGGAGAAACGCGACGAACTGCTCGCCAAGATCCGCAGCTCGCTGACCGGGGTGAACAAGGTGGCGTTCCTGTCGGCCAAGGGCGGGGTCGGCAAGACCACGATGACCGTGGCGCTGGGCAGCATGATCGCCGGCGAACGCGGTGATCGGGTGATCGCCGTGGATGCCGGCACCGCCCTGGGCGACCTGGCGGCGCGATTCGACGAAAACGGCGGCGCCGGGGCCAACATCGAGCGTCTCGCGAGCCTGCGCGACAGCGGACACTACGCCCGGGTGCGTGAGCACACCGTGCAGAACAAGGCCCGGCTGGAGGCGTTGAGCTCCCAGAACGATCCGCGGTCCGGCTACACCCTCAACGCCGCCGATTACGCGGCGGCGATGCGGGTCCTGGAGACCCACTACAACGTGATCCTGCTGGACTGCGGCACCGCGATCACCGCACCGCTGTTCACCGCGATCGCCGACGACGTCACCACGCTCGTCGTCGTCGCGTCCCAGACCACCCGGGGGGTGGCCGGGGCACGCAACACGCTGGAGTGGCTGCACGCCCACGGCTACGGGCGACTGCTCCCGCGCACGATCGTGGCGTTGAACGCCACCGACCGGGGCAAGCCGCTGATCAACCTCAAGGCCGCCGACACCTTGTTCCGTCAGGCCGTCGCCGAGGTGGTCGAGGTCCCCTACGACTCCCACCTGGCCGAAGGGGCGGCCGTCGATTTCAAAGCCCTGCGGTCACGGACCCGCAAAGCGCTGCTGGCGTTGGCCGGCGCGGTCGCCGACCACTACCCGGTGCGGCACACCGCGCCCCCGCAGCCCGAGGGCCCGCGGGGGTTTTGA